Proteins from a genomic interval of Shewanella seohaensis:
- the arcA gene encoding two-component system response regulator ArcA: MQNPHILIVEDEAVTRNTLRSIFEAEGYVVTEANDGAEMHKAMQENKINLVVMDINLPGKNGLLLARELREINNIGLIFLTGRDNEVDKILGLEIGADDYITKPFNPRELTIRARNLLTRVNSAGNEVEEKSSVEYYRFNGWSLEINSRSLVSPQGESYKLPRSEFRAMLHFVENPGKILTRADLLMKMTGRELKPHDRTVDVTIRRIRKHFESLPDTPEIIATIHGEGYRFCGNLED, from the coding sequence ATGCAAAACCCGCACATTCTGATCGTTGAAGATGAAGCCGTTACCCGGAACACGCTAAGAAGTATTTTCGAGGCTGAAGGATATGTGGTAACTGAAGCCAATGATGGCGCAGAGATGCATAAAGCCATGCAGGAAAACAAGATCAACCTTGTCGTGATGGATATCAACCTTCCAGGTAAGAATGGTCTGTTGTTGGCACGTGAATTACGTGAAATCAATAACATCGGTCTAATCTTCCTGACCGGTCGTGACAACGAAGTCGACAAAATCCTTGGACTTGAAATTGGCGCGGACGATTATATTACCAAGCCGTTCAACCCACGTGAATTGACGATTCGTGCTCGCAACCTTCTGACTCGTGTGAATAGCGCTGGTAACGAAGTCGAAGAAAAGAGCTCTGTCGAATACTACCGTTTTAACGGTTGGAGCCTAGAGATCAACAGCCGTTCACTGGTAAGCCCACAGGGTGAGTCATACAAGCTGCCGCGTAGTGAATTCCGCGCCATGCTGCACTTCGTTGAGAACCCAGGTAAGATCCTAACCCGTGCTGACCTGCTGATGAAGATGACTGGCCGTGAGTTAAAGCCACACGACCGTACTGTCGATGTGACTATCCGTCGTATCCGTAAGCACTTCGAAAGCTTGCCAGATACGCCAGAGATCATCGCTACCATCCACGGTGAAGGCTATCGTTTCTGCGGTAACTTAGAAGACTAA
- a CDS encoding S9 family peptidase, protein MTKNGLASSLRSVTLGASSLLIASQLAMVSSAILTPAYALEGGTTPLTIERMNASPALAGTSPRGLKLSPDGQRVTYLAGRKDNQNFYDLWQMDVKTGESSLLLNADKLASNELSDEEKARRERQRIYGEGIMEYFWADDSKALLIPASGNLYYFSLADNSVSQLPIGEGFATDARLSPKGNFVSFVRDQNLYVLNLATKKLEAMTTDGGGAIKNAMAEFVAQEEMDRMTGYWWAPDESAIAFTRIDESGVELVTRNEIYADGIKLTEQRYPAAGKNNVEIQLGVVTLNNKAINWVTLSDDKNKDIYLPRVDWLPDSKHLSFQWQSRDQQKLDLQMVALDALTKPKTLVKERSDAWVNLNNDLHFLKQQSAFIWASERDGFNHLYLFDLKGKLKTQLTKGNWAVDELEYIDETAGWVYFTGRKDTPIEKHLYRVPLAGGKVERVSSEAGMHNPVFADSQSVYLDYFNSLSQPPQISLHGDKGQHLAWVEQNQVKAGHPLYDYAGLWQLPEFKELKAEDGQVLQTRLFKPVPFDANKKYPVVVRVYGGPHAQLVTNSWSEQDYFTQYLVQQGYVVFQLDNRGSAHRGTQFEQVIYRHLGEAEVNDQKVGVDYLRSLPFVDSNNVAIYGHSYGGYMALMSLFKAPDYFKAAISGAPVTDWRLYDTHYTERYLAHPANNEQGYEASSVFPYVKNYQSGLLMYHGMADDNVLFENSTRVYKALQDEGKLFQMIDYPGSKHSMRGEKVRNHLYRSLADFLDRQLKSGK, encoded by the coding sequence ATGACTAAAAATGGGTTAGCTTCTTCCCTGCGCTCGGTGACATTGGGCGCCTCATCCCTACTGATAGCGAGTCAACTGGCCATGGTTTCTAGCGCGATATTGACCCCCGCCTATGCGCTTGAAGGCGGCACAACGCCGCTGACTATCGAGCGCATGAATGCTTCGCCTGCCTTGGCGGGCACGAGTCCCCGTGGATTAAAGTTATCCCCAGATGGTCAAAGAGTGACCTATCTTGCGGGACGTAAAGACAACCAAAACTTTTACGATCTCTGGCAGATGGATGTGAAGACGGGCGAATCTAGCCTGTTGCTAAACGCCGATAAGCTGGCGAGCAATGAGTTATCCGATGAAGAAAAGGCCCGCCGTGAGCGCCAACGTATTTATGGCGAAGGCATTATGGAATATTTCTGGGCGGACGATAGCAAGGCGCTGTTGATCCCTGCTTCGGGGAATCTGTATTACTTCTCCTTAGCGGATAACAGCGTCAGCCAACTGCCGATAGGCGAGGGCTTTGCCACCGATGCGCGCCTATCGCCCAAGGGCAATTTTGTGTCCTTCGTGCGGGACCAAAATCTGTATGTGCTCAATTTAGCGACTAAAAAGCTTGAGGCCATGACCACAGACGGTGGCGGCGCGATTAAAAATGCCATGGCGGAATTTGTCGCCCAGGAAGAAATGGATCGCATGACGGGTTACTGGTGGGCGCCCGATGAGTCGGCCATCGCCTTTACCCGTATTGATGAGTCTGGTGTTGAGTTAGTCACCCGCAATGAAATCTACGCCGATGGCATTAAGCTTACCGAGCAGCGTTACCCTGCTGCGGGTAAAAACAATGTCGAGATCCAACTGGGTGTTGTGACCCTTAATAATAAAGCCATCAATTGGGTCACCTTAAGCGATGATAAAAATAAGGATATTTACCTGCCTCGCGTCGATTGGTTGCCGGATAGCAAGCATTTATCCTTTCAATGGCAGAGCCGCGATCAACAAAAATTAGACCTGCAAATGGTGGCGCTCGATGCGCTGACCAAGCCGAAAACCTTAGTCAAAGAGCGCAGCGATGCTTGGGTGAATCTAAACAATGACCTGCACTTCTTAAAGCAGCAATCGGCGTTTATCTGGGCCTCGGAGCGTGACGGCTTTAATCATCTCTATTTGTTTGACCTAAAAGGTAAGCTGAAGACGCAACTGACCAAGGGCAATTGGGCAGTCGATGAGCTGGAATATATCGATGAAACCGCAGGCTGGGTGTATTTCACCGGCCGCAAAGATACCCCTATCGAAAAACACCTCTACCGTGTGCCGTTAGCGGGTGGCAAGGTTGAGCGCGTGAGCAGCGAGGCGGGGATGCATAATCCGGTATTTGCCGATAGTCAAAGCGTGTATTTGGATTATTTCAATAGCTTATCTCAGCCGCCACAGATCAGTTTGCACGGCGATAAGGGCCAACATCTGGCGTGGGTCGAGCAGAACCAAGTCAAAGCAGGTCATCCTTTGTATGACTATGCTGGCCTGTGGCAACTGCCTGAGTTTAAAGAGCTTAAGGCGGAAGATGGACAAGTCTTACAAACGCGTCTCTTTAAACCTGTGCCCTTCGATGCGAACAAAAAGTACCCCGTAGTCGTGCGCGTTTATGGCGGCCCACATGCGCAATTGGTGACCAATAGTTGGAGTGAGCAGGATTACTTTACCCAATACTTAGTGCAGCAAGGTTATGTGGTATTTCAACTGGATAACCGTGGCAGTGCCCACAGAGGCACTCAGTTCGAACAGGTAATTTACCGTCACTTGGGCGAGGCGGAAGTGAACGACCAAAAGGTTGGCGTCGATTATCTGCGCAGCTTGCCCTTTGTCGATAGCAATAATGTGGCGATTTATGGTCACAGCTACGGCGGTTATATGGCCTTGATGAGCCTGTTTAAGGCCCCTGATTACTTCAAGGCTGCCATCTCGGGCGCGCCCGTCACCGATTGGCGTTTGTACGACACTCACTACACCGAGCGTTATCTCGCCCATCCCGCGAATAATGAACAAGGTTACGAAGCTAGTAGCGTGTTCCCCTATGTGAAAAACTATCAGTCAGGGCTACTCATGTATCACGGCATGGCCGATGATAATGTGTTGTTTGAAAACAGCACCCGCGTCTATAAGGCGTTGCAGGACGAGGGCAAGCTGTTCCAGATGATAGATTACCCCGGCTCTAAGCACTCGATGCGCGGCGAGAAGGTGCGTAATCACTTATATCGCTCGCTGGCGGATTTCCTCGATAGACAGCTTAAAAGCGGAAAATAA
- a CDS encoding class 1 fructose-bisphosphatase, which produces MQTLAQHLTSKAVNESLSQLILTLADTSKAISHAVRHGALAGVLGATEQENVQGETQKKLDIITNDMLKDALKADGTVRGLASEEEDHVVEVSANGQYLVCFDPLDGSSNIDINSLVGTIFSVLPAPQGELTEASFLQSGRNQLAAGYVLYGPSTMLALTTGQGVQLFTLHPETNEFLLTNAAMSISPDTQEFAINMSNQRFWEAPMQTYIADLLLGKIGPREKSFNMRWIAAMVGDVHRVLSRGGIFTYPTDNKDPKKPYKLRLMYEANPMALLVEQAGGKASTGYETILDIQPTQIHQRVAVILGSANEVDACLSYHGIDYSEEPTLD; this is translated from the coding sequence ATGCAGACTCTTGCCCAGCACTTAACCTCAAAGGCAGTGAACGAATCCCTCTCGCAACTGATTTTGACCTTAGCCGACACCTCCAAAGCCATCAGCCATGCCGTGCGCCACGGTGCCTTAGCTGGCGTGTTAGGCGCGACCGAACAGGAAAACGTGCAAGGTGAAACCCAGAAAAAACTGGATATCATCACCAACGATATGCTCAAAGATGCATTAAAAGCCGACGGCACAGTGCGCGGCTTAGCCTCTGAGGAAGAAGATCATGTGGTTGAAGTCAGCGCCAATGGTCAATATCTGGTGTGTTTCGACCCTTTAGATGGTTCATCAAATATCGATATCAACTCGCTAGTCGGCACGATTTTCTCTGTTTTACCAGCACCACAGGGTGAGTTAACCGAGGCGAGCTTCCTACAATCTGGCCGCAATCAGTTAGCCGCAGGTTATGTGCTCTACGGTCCATCAACCATGCTCGCGCTCACCACAGGCCAAGGCGTGCAACTCTTTACCCTGCACCCAGAAACCAACGAATTTTTACTGACCAACGCGGCCATGAGCATCAGCCCTGACACCCAAGAATTCGCCATTAACATGTCGAACCAACGTTTTTGGGAAGCGCCAATGCAGACCTATATCGCCGATTTACTGCTAGGCAAAATTGGCCCGCGCGAAAAATCCTTCAACATGCGCTGGATTGCTGCCATGGTCGGTGACGTGCACCGCGTACTTTCTCGCGGCGGTATTTTTACTTACCCAACCGACAATAAAGATCCGAAAAAGCCATACAAGCTGCGTTTAATGTACGAAGCCAACCCAATGGCCTTGTTAGTAGAGCAAGCTGGCGGTAAAGCCTCTACTGGTTATGAAACCATTTTGGATATTCAACCAACCCAAATTCACCAACGCGTTGCAGTTATCCTAGGTAGCGCCAATGAAGTGGACGCTTGCCTAAGCTACCATGGTATCGATTACAGCGAAGAACCAACGCTGGACTAA
- a CDS encoding nuclease-related domain-containing protein — MILKTKTLQNTQTPQTIAGQKQEQDVAFYLRRAFKDHPEVLVINDFRFTFNGETAQIDHLIIYPYGFVLIESKSIKGHVDVNQHGEWTRSHGNNWFGMPSPIKQVELQQSLLKEMLKQHRSEILGKLLGIRQQGFGMRCWDHLCAVSSDAVINRETMPAAVSEQLVKTEFLVEKLEKIMNLKSKFFRIINVSDPRPDFNQEELNSIAKFLIDRHLDQSQAASEITPVHTPQIKEPVASFAVNKVAEVKNQPISQPTTNSMLRCKHCGESTNYTPMYGKFGYYIKCNQCTKNTPMKQACPQCQSKNIKIQKRNQSYTLTCQDCSHSSQVI; from the coding sequence ATGATTCTGAAAACTAAAACACTGCAAAATACCCAAACACCACAAACGATTGCGGGTCAAAAACAAGAACAGGACGTTGCCTTCTATCTGCGCCGCGCTTTCAAAGATCATCCAGAAGTACTCGTTATCAATGATTTTCGATTCACCTTTAACGGCGAAACAGCTCAAATTGATCACTTAATTATTTATCCCTACGGCTTTGTTTTAATTGAGTCTAAAAGCATAAAAGGTCATGTAGATGTAAACCAACATGGCGAATGGACACGCAGTCACGGCAATAACTGGTTTGGTATGCCATCACCTATCAAACAGGTTGAACTACAACAATCACTGCTTAAAGAGATGCTGAAGCAGCATAGAAGTGAAATTCTCGGTAAGTTACTCGGGATAAGACAGCAAGGCTTTGGTATGCGGTGTTGGGATCATTTATGTGCGGTCTCAAGCGATGCGGTCATCAACAGAGAAACTATGCCTGCGGCAGTTTCAGAGCAGTTAGTTAAGACAGAGTTTTTAGTCGAGAAGCTTGAAAAGATTATGAATCTTAAAAGCAAATTCTTCCGAATTATTAATGTGAGTGATCCCCGCCCAGACTTTAATCAAGAAGAGCTGAATTCAATCGCTAAGTTCTTAATCGATCGCCACCTAGACCAATCTCAAGCTGCGAGTGAAATAACGCCCGTACATACACCACAAATCAAAGAACCTGTAGCCTCCTTTGCCGTTAACAAAGTGGCAGAAGTAAAAAACCAACCAATATCGCAACCTACAACAAACAGCATGCTTCGCTGTAAACATTGCGGAGAATCAACAAACTACACCCCGATGTACGGTAAGTTTGGTTACTACATAAAATGCAATCAATGCACTAAAAACACGCCAATGAAACAAGCATGCCCACAGTGCCAAAGCAAAAATATCAAAATACAAAAACGCAACCAGAGCTATACCCTCACCTGCCAAGATTGCAGTCATAGCTCACAGGTAATTTAA
- the gapS6a gene encoding GapS6a family protein, with product MEYLTAAILSGLIYDGVKNGATIGYELLKSKLQGWIVDEKQINRIVEQLKEAGVNEDLAPHSMERKISEHQPLTDLLKKYQAALTALILVKFQELGTTLTPMIMLKFM from the coding sequence ATGGAATACCTAACCGCAGCAATACTTTCAGGCCTCATCTACGATGGGGTTAAAAATGGAGCAACCATAGGTTATGAGCTGCTAAAGTCTAAGCTTCAAGGTTGGATTGTTGACGAAAAGCAAATAAACAGGATTGTGGAACAACTTAAAGAAGCCGGTGTTAATGAAGATTTAGCACCTCATTCTATGGAGAGGAAAATCAGTGAACATCAGCCACTAACTGATTTGTTGAAAAAATACCAAGCTGCGTTAACAGCCCTCATATTAGTCAAATTTCAAGAGTTGGGCACAACATTAACGCCAATGATAATGCTCAAATTCATGTAG
- a CDS encoding PIN domain-containing protein, producing MKESVVLDVLSLTYLSLTGFCHGLIRTGIKLYITRETKEIVSDWIEHTGRADYLSISKFEQGFLKTTADDIARDASFNNLQLLYGMCELISSKSIDMPEIITKVKDILDISHYSSLKASMSHSIPFLCLDSIFCSFYRQFDIPLANVSQFMNDASIATKTTESRHAECHVQYGLTVPIMHRDVVELCSQKEKGQYLAAKILKMYPNNYPSTDIALQVLTECCLKSMCSAYIELKAQRSFFEWRYTEHVVYACCESSMLCLEGDTCEQSLSRLIYEIFKALGSLDDIANFALILFRQFVQGHFLDSCQIDIELRKLFAIEGLNNMNLNGYAE from the coding sequence ATCAAAGAGTCAGTTGTCCTTGATGTACTTTCTCTAACTTATTTATCTCTCACAGGTTTTTGCCATGGCCTCATTCGTACAGGAATCAAACTTTATATCACTAGAGAGACAAAGGAAATTGTTTCTGATTGGATAGAACATACTGGTCGTGCCGATTATTTATCCATTTCTAAATTTGAGCAAGGCTTCCTAAAAACAACAGCTGATGATATTGCTAGAGATGCTTCTTTTAACAATCTGCAATTGTTGTATGGTATGTGCGAGTTAATATCATCTAAAAGTATCGATATGCCGGAGATAATAACTAAGGTGAAAGATATTCTCGATATATCTCACTACAGTTCTCTCAAGGCATCAATGTCTCACTCTATACCTTTCCTTTGTTTAGATTCAATTTTTTGCTCTTTTTATCGACAGTTTGATATACCACTAGCTAACGTAAGCCAGTTCATGAACGACGCCAGTATAGCGACAAAGACAACTGAAAGTCGACATGCTGAATGTCATGTTCAATATGGTTTGACTGTCCCAATAATGCACAGAGATGTAGTTGAACTATGTAGCCAGAAAGAAAAAGGCCAATACCTTGCAGCCAAAATACTTAAAATGTATCCGAATAACTACCCATCTACAGATATAGCACTGCAAGTTTTAACGGAGTGTTGTTTGAAATCAATGTGCTCAGCATATATTGAACTCAAAGCTCAGCGAAGCTTCTTCGAATGGAGATATACCGAACATGTTGTGTATGCTTGCTGCGAGTCTTCAATGCTCTGTCTCGAAGGCGATACCTGCGAACAAAGTCTGTCTAGATTAATATATGAAATTTTCAAAGCATTAGGTTCGCTTGATGATATTGCAAACTTTGCTCTCATCCTATTTCGTCAATTTGTTCAAGGTCACTTTCTAGATTCATGCCAAATAGATATTGAGTTAAGAAAATTATTTGCTATTGAAGGCTTAAATAATATGAATCTAAATGGCTATGCAGAGTGA
- a CDS encoding TIGR00645 family protein, which yields MEKIFERLMYASRWIMAPIYLGLSLVLLGLGIKFFQEIFHILPIIFEMTEVDLVLVTLSLIDITLVGGLIVMVMFSGYENFVSQLDVGEDSEKLSWLGKLDSGSLKNKVAASIVAISSIHLLKIFMDVKNIDNDKIMWYLLIHITFVVSAFAMGYLDKMTRK from the coding sequence ATGGAAAAAATATTTGAAAGGCTAATGTACGCATCACGCTGGATTATGGCGCCCATCTACTTGGGACTGAGTCTAGTGTTGTTGGGTTTAGGCATTAAATTCTTCCAAGAGATCTTCCATATTCTGCCGATTATTTTTGAGATGACCGAAGTGGATCTGGTGCTGGTCACCCTGTCCTTAATTGATATCACCCTAGTGGGCGGTCTGATTGTGATGGTGATGTTTTCTGGCTACGAGAATTTTGTCTCGCAGCTGGATGTCGGCGAAGACAGTGAGAAGCTCAGCTGGTTGGGTAAATTAGATTCGGGCTCACTAAAAAACAAAGTGGCCGCCTCCATTGTGGCGATTTCGTCAATTCACCTACTGAAAATCTTTATGGATGTGAAGAATATCGATAACGACAAAATCATGTGGTACTTGCTTATCCATATCACCTTCGTGGTGTCGGCATTTGCCATGGGTTACTTGGATAAGATGACTCGTAAATAA
- a CDS encoding dicarboxylate/amino acid:cation symporter, with the protein MIKSLSTRIFIGLFAGLILGTLVQYFLNDIGFFSGNLVELAGGVGTMFVNMIMMLVVPLVFVSIVCGVCELQDLKSFGRLGGKTFGFYIVNTVVAISTALLVVLLLDPGKGVDMSSTDGVAITATELPSLMALLIDIVPRNPVAAFMSGNMLQVIFMALMLGGVIKSLGEHVAGAVQGFQTANKIMMKLISVVMSLAPYGVFALMFKLGATLDAAVFMSVLEYVVIILALLLLWIFVVYPLAVGFFTPISAKSFREKTQEQVLFSLSTASSNATIPVTMRTLTEKLGVNRAVAGFGVPLGATMNMGGVAIYITIAIFFVANAFGMPITSEQLPSLLFSIFLLSVGAGGVPGGGMVMIGVLIHQMGLPIEAFAIVAALDRIIDMVLTSCNVVGDTAVLTIVDQTEKAHQVELVDSES; encoded by the coding sequence ATGATTAAATCACTTTCGACGCGGATCTTTATCGGTCTGTTTGCGGGACTTATTCTCGGCACCTTAGTGCAATATTTTCTAAACGATATTGGCTTCTTTTCTGGCAATTTAGTCGAACTGGCTGGCGGCGTCGGCACTATGTTCGTCAATATGATCATGATGTTGGTCGTGCCTCTGGTGTTTGTCAGTATCGTTTGCGGCGTGTGTGAGCTGCAGGACTTAAAAAGCTTTGGCCGCCTTGGCGGCAAAACCTTCGGCTTTTACATCGTTAATACCGTGGTCGCTATCTCAACCGCCCTGTTAGTGGTGCTATTGCTCGACCCTGGTAAAGGCGTCGATATGAGCAGTACCGATGGTGTGGCGATTACCGCGACCGAACTTCCCAGCTTAATGGCGCTGCTGATTGATATAGTGCCGCGCAACCCGGTGGCGGCTTTTATGTCGGGCAATATGCTGCAAGTGATCTTTATGGCACTGATGCTGGGCGGGGTGATTAAATCCCTCGGCGAGCATGTGGCTGGCGCGGTACAAGGTTTTCAAACCGCCAATAAAATCATGATGAAACTGATTTCTGTGGTGATGAGCCTTGCACCTTATGGCGTGTTTGCGCTGATGTTTAAGTTAGGCGCCACCTTAGATGCGGCAGTATTTATGAGCGTGCTCGAATATGTCGTGATCATTCTGGCGCTGTTATTACTGTGGATTTTTGTGGTCTATCCGCTGGCGGTGGGATTCTTCACACCGATTTCGGCCAAGAGCTTTCGCGAGAAAACCCAAGAGCAAGTGCTGTTTTCCCTGTCTACTGCCAGCTCTAATGCCACGATTCCTGTGACTATGCGCACCCTAACGGAAAAGCTTGGGGTTAACCGCGCCGTGGCAGGTTTTGGTGTGCCGCTTGGGGCGACCATGAATATGGGCGGCGTGGCGATTTATATCACGATTGCGATCTTCTTTGTCGCCAATGCCTTCGGCATGCCAATCACCAGCGAGCAATTGCCATCGCTGCTGTTTAGTATCTTCCTGTTATCCGTTGGCGCGGGTGGTGTGCCCGGTGGCGGCATGGTGATGATTGGGGTATTAATCCATCAAATGGGCTTGCCGATTGAAGCCTTTGCGATTGTGGCCGCGCTGGATCGCATCATCGACATGGTGCTGACCTCCTGCAACGTGGTGGGGGATACGGCGGTGTTGACCATCGTCGACCAAACCGAAAAGGCTCATCAAGTCGAGCTGGTCGATAGCGAGTCTTAA
- a CDS encoding DUF7281 domain-containing protein, which yields MARLGKQQLQLLEGVYLNRSPRVKLSPNWRTIYRELEVGELDGAEKYLCFVPRDFELLRQGVLAKEGVDLQALDFNLDRIAMSAQSQNEKLASIRPEAEYVLLKYLGFESPPMGMSARSALRTPLDEAQQLCHELNVNAILVVENLDIFDAITQARLPAELSRVMVIYRGSGHHSPIGVRQFLQAMAGKMPIIAFTDLDPAGLQIAHTLTGMTHCIVPQLALFAPSELLAIPQINSADDFAKQAPQAKYLLSADLKNWQQLSLWLIQQRISIKQQHLLAHRLELVLLAYC from the coding sequence ATGGCTCGCCTAGGTAAACAGCAGTTGCAACTCTTGGAGGGCGTTTATCTTAATCGCTCTCCAAGGGTAAAACTCAGCCCGAATTGGCGAACGATTTACCGCGAGTTAGAAGTGGGCGAGCTGGATGGTGCGGAAAAATATTTGTGTTTTGTGCCGCGAGATTTTGAGTTGCTGCGCCAAGGTGTATTGGCAAAAGAGGGCGTCGATTTACAGGCGCTGGACTTTAATCTAGACCGTATCGCCATGTCCGCTCAAAGCCAGAATGAAAAGCTGGCGAGTATCCGCCCAGAAGCCGAGTATGTTTTGTTGAAGTATCTCGGTTTTGAATCCCCTCCCATGGGGATGTCTGCGCGTTCTGCGTTACGCACTCCCTTAGATGAAGCGCAGCAGCTTTGCCATGAGCTTAATGTTAACGCCATCTTAGTGGTTGAAAACCTAGATATATTCGATGCCATCACCCAAGCGCGCTTACCCGCCGAACTTAGCCGCGTTATGGTGATTTACCGTGGTAGCGGCCACCATTCACCCATTGGTGTGCGACAGTTTTTACAGGCGATGGCGGGTAAAATGCCGATCATTGCCTTTACCGATCTCGACCCCGCAGGGCTGCAAATTGCCCATACCTTAACGGGCATGACCCATTGTATCGTGCCCCAGTTAGCGCTTTTTGCACCTAGCGAGTTACTCGCTATCCCACAGATTAATTCCGCTGATGACTTTGCCAAGCAAGCGCCTCAGGCTAAATACTTACTGTCAGCCGACTTAAAAAATTGGCAGCAATTAAGCCTTTGGTTAATTCAGCAACGCATTAGCATTAAACAGCAGCACCTGCTGGCGCATCGGCTTGAGCTAGTGCTACTGGCATATTGTTAG
- a CDS encoding condensin complex protein MksE, whose amino-acid sequence MNESNQTVLVGTGAIIELLLKGEFICRTTNEDGWRALKNNSTRERVEAYLNQINRTVASAAEGDVFFCGYLQLGESERKVISSQFKDICQALIPMVEWLVLVQEASGQDAPLSEGAPVRLTELQSRIEDTPAFREQLAKLSQYRLFGSTSTNSDAQIKLVFKRLVELGYLVRPNVEKQIYIATGKLDYLYEVIRFIDETEGLSLEAQAETATQRDLL is encoded by the coding sequence ATGAATGAGTCAAACCAAACCGTATTAGTCGGTACGGGCGCCATTATCGAACTCTTGCTAAAAGGTGAGTTTATTTGCCGTACCACCAATGAAGATGGCTGGCGCGCATTGAAAAATAACAGCACCCGCGAGCGGGTCGAGGCTTATCTGAATCAAATCAATCGCACAGTGGCTTCGGCCGCCGAGGGAGATGTGTTTTTCTGCGGTTATTTGCAGTTAGGCGAAAGCGAACGCAAGGTGATTTCATCGCAGTTTAAGGATATTTGTCAGGCACTTATCCCTATGGTGGAGTGGCTGGTATTAGTGCAGGAAGCCAGCGGCCAAGATGCCCCCTTAAGCGAAGGCGCGCCAGTACGTTTAACCGAGTTGCAAAGCCGAATTGAAGATACGCCCGCGTTTCGTGAGCAGTTGGCCAAACTCAGTCAATACCGTTTATTTGGCTCAACCAGTACCAATAGCGATGCGCAAATTAAGTTAGTGTTCAAGCGCTTAGTGGAGCTTGGTTATCTGGTGCGCCCTAACGTGGAAAAACAAATTTATATCGCCACTGGCAAGTTGGATTACCTGTACGAAGTGATCCGCTTTATCGACGAGACCGAAGGCCTCAGCCTTGAAGCGCAGGCGGAAACGGCGACGCAGCGGGATTTACTATGA